The following DNA comes from Simkania negevensis Z.
AGTTTAACGAGTTCATCGCGTGCAGATTCAGCGTAAGAGCGGTAGAGATCACGCTGCATCTCGGTAAGCTGCGTGTGATACACGTTTTCCGAAACAGGTGGTAAGTCGTCGAGAACATCGCTTTTCATACGGCGTAAGATAAATGGAGATACTTTTTTCCGAAGGTACTGCAAATTCTTAGCCTGCTCATCTCCAGAAATGCGAACATATTTTTCAAGAAATCTATCGTAACTGCCCAAAAACCCTGGCATGAGAAAGTCAAATAGACTCCACAACTCATCGAGCGAGTTTTCAATTGGAGTACCCGAAAGGATTAAGCGGTGCTCCGCCTTAACCAATTTCACCGACTTGGCATTACGTGTGCCACGGTTTTTGATATGTTGGGCTTCATCGAGGATCATATAAGAGAAAGTGATTGGACTGTAAGACTCGATGTCTTTTTGAAGAAGGCTATAAGAAGTGATGATCACATCGTAATTTTCAATTGTTGCAATCAACTTTTTCCGTTGATTGGGCATCCCGTCAATAATCAAGGGTTTCAGCTTTGGATTGAACTTATGACATTCTTCTTGCCAGTTGTAAAGTAGAGACGTCGGGCAAACGACAAGTGCAGGTAACTTGTCCCCTTTAAGGTGTTGTGTCAAAGCGACAATTGCTTGAAGGGTTTTACCAAGACCCATATCATCAGCCAAGATTCCATTGAGGTACATGAGACGGAGTCGTTCAAGCCAGTGAACCCCTTCTGTTTGGTATTTACGAAGCTCGGCTTTGATGCCAGCAGGAACAGGTGTAAACTTTAGGTGTTTTTCTCCAAGCATCTGCTTGCGGATTTCTCTCAAACGAGGAGTCATTTGAAAAGAAACGGGGAGTCCTTCGAAGTTGGTCTCGTCGATATTTGCTAAGCTCCAAAGAGGCCGTTTGATCGTCGTATTGTCGAGTTTTTCAATTCCCAGTTCATCAAACAGTTGGACCACATTCCCTACTTCATCGAGATCCAGCACGAGAATTTTAGGGAGTTTGTTCGACTTGTCTTTTCCAGTCTGCTTTCTCCCATTATCAAGCTCTAAGTAAGCTCTTCGAGAAACAATACAATCCCAAATCCGATCGAGCTTCACTCCTTTGAGAGCCCCTTTAACTTCAAGCTTGATTTCGTACGTATCCATCCGATTAGTATCTGAGAGATCCAACTTAAACTTCGTTTGATCGTAAATGAATTGGTCGAGCAAGTTTTGAGGGCAATTGAACTTAACTCGGTGTTGGTTCCTTGGGATCGTATCGGTCATAAACTCGATAATTTTTTTATCGGTTTTAGCCATGTACGTTTGATGCTCTTGATCAAAGATAAAGTCGCGGAAAAGATCTTGGATAATTTTTTGTTCTTCTACAAGATTGCGCGCCATCACCCCTTCTTGCGTGACAAACTCATGAATGTTCTCAAACTTAAGTGATTTGGACGACGCAGGAACGATCGTGTCTTCGTAGCGGAAGGAAAGAGAGGCTTCCAGCTCTCCATTGAGGAAAGAAATATCGCAAATCGCTTCAAGATTACCTACAAATGGAAGGGTTGTAAAATGTTCTATCACATCTTGATGATCTACTTCAGCAAATCGGGAGAGTTCGGGCAACGCGTTTTCCACAAACGTTCCAAATAGTGGCTCTGGAATTGTCATATCTCGAATGGGCAAGAAACTTCGCAAGTGCTGCCGAGTGATTTGGTCTTCAAATCGGTAATAAATGTGATTGTAAATGATTCCTGGCTTGGCACACTCGAAAAATTTCGCATCTTCGAGCATGATTGACTCCCCTTCTACAAGAATTGTAGGATTCAGCAAGATCTTTGTCGTGGGAGGATGAATAAACTCAAGTGTCATTTTAATGTGCGCCGGTACTTTTGAAAATCGGATCGGCGACTCTAAATTCTCTTCATAAAGACAAGGAAGGGTCGGCAAATCTTCTTCTCCAGAAGTCCACCCTCTTTGTTTCAGCATTTCAGAAGCAATTTCTTGCGCTTTTGCCAAAACCATTCCAAACATTTTTGAGCTGAGAAATGCAGATTTCTGTGCCCTCTCACTTGCCGTTTTTTCAGGAAGTTTCAAATGGTCCATCACAAGGCGAGCTATTTCTTGTTCCTCATTTGCAAACGACTCAAGGACAAACAAATATTCTTTTCCACCAATAAAGATGTCTTCTTGGTACCGCATGGCTTCAAAAAATTCGCCAATGTTTGGAATATGTAGCGGCTTGGAGCGAGCAGGAAGTCTGAGAGCAATTTGAAACTCCACATCTCCTTCGCGCTCTTTTTTAGGAACACTGTAAATAACTGCGAGCTCTGCTTTTTCGATGATTCTTTCTTGAACAGGAAGGAAAAATGGTGACTTCGCTAAGACAGCTGCAGCATCGACATATTCGGTTAAAACTTCTTTTTGATATTCTTCATCACGCCGCTGCTCTTCTTTTGACTCGGCCTCCTTAACAGCCTCCATGAGTTTTTCTTTCTCTTCATCATCAAACCCTTCTTCTGTCAATTCATCAAGGTCTGTTTCTTTCGAGTAATTAACGAGAATCTCATCGAGGTAGGCTTCTAAGTAATAAAGGACTGCAGCGAGGTGTTGGCAGTCGTAATGGTAAGGGCAATCACAGTTCGAATCGATCGTTTCACTCTCTTGTCGATCGATCTCAATTTCACTTTCATAAGCATTTTTGTATTGGCCCATGACTTGAGCACTGATTCTAAGAGTCGTTGCATCAAGATGCAAGATTTTTGCAGAAAGAACCTTATTTGTATCGTAGAGTTGCTTCCCGTCCTTCAACACGTTGGCGGAAAAATCTTGCTTCAGCTTTCTTAAGTTCAGCATCCCTTATATTCACCTCATCTTATAGTGGACCATTACAAAAGTGTTCCCCCTTTTACATCTTTTTCAAAACCTCTGCAACGATTTTTTTTCCGTACGTTCAACATTTTTTTTGAACGTTCGAGGAGAGTGATAAATCTTTGAAAAAAAACTCTGACTAAGTATACTGAAGCACTTTCGACTATGCGGGTGTAGCTCAGTGGTAGAGCATCACGTTGCCAACGTGAGGGTCGTGAGTTCAAATCTCATCACCCGCTTTTTTTGAAGATAAGTCCCCGTTTATGAGATCAAGGYATAGATAATGGAAGAAAAGAAAGAATTTAAATCAGACACCGTTACTTTCACTATGGAGCGCAAGCCCGACTGTATCATAGAATATAAAGTGAAAGTGAGTCCCGAAATCGTTCAAAAAGCTCGACGTGAAGCCATCCGCTCCATTGCAAAAGAAGTTTCCCTTCCTGGATTCCGCAAAGGGAAAGCTCCAGATGCTCTCATAGTGAAAAAATTTCCTGACGCTTTAAAAGAAAGATGGCAAAAGTCGATTGCTGACACCACATTCCGTGAATGTCAAGAAACGGCAAAAATCCCCATC
Coding sequences within:
- a CDS encoding DEAD/DEAH box helicase — protein: MLNLRKLKQDFSANVLKDGKQLYDTNKVLSAKILHLDATTLRISAQVMGQYKNAYESEIEIDRQESETIDSNCDCPYHYDCQHLAAVLYYLEAYLDEILVNYSKETDLDELTEEGFDDEEKEKLMEAVKEAESKEEQRRDEEYQKEVLTEYVDAAAVLAKSPFFLPVQERIIEKAELAVIYSVPKKEREGDVEFQIALRLPARSKPLHIPNIGEFFEAMRYQEDIFIGGKEYLFVLESFANEEQEIARLVMDHLKLPEKTASERAQKSAFLSSKMFGMVLAKAQEIASEMLKQRGWTSGEEDLPTLPCLYEENLESPIRFSKVPAHIKMTLEFIHPPTTKILLNPTILVEGESIMLEDAKFFECAKPGIIYNHIYYRFEDQITRQHLRSFLPIRDMTIPEPLFGTFVENALPELSRFAEVDHQDVIEHFTTLPFVGNLEAICDISFLNGELEASLSFRYEDTIVPASSKSLKFENIHEFVTQEGVMARNLVEEQKIIQDLFRDFIFDQEHQTYMAKTDKKIIEFMTDTIPRNQHRVKFNCPQNLLDQFIYDQTKFKLDLSDTNRMDTYEIKLEVKGALKGVKLDRIWDCIVSRRAYLELDNGRKQTGKDKSNKLPKILVLDLDEVGNVVQLFDELGIEKLDNTTIKRPLWSLANIDETNFEGLPVSFQMTPRLREIRKQMLGEKHLKFTPVPAGIKAELRKYQTEGVHWLERLRLMYLNGILADDMGLGKTLQAIVALTQHLKGDKLPALVVCPTSLLYNWQEECHKFNPKLKPLIIDGMPNQRKKLIATIENYDVIITSYSLLQKDIESYSPITFSYMILDEAQHIKNRGTRNAKSVKLVKAEHRLILSGTPIENSLDELWSLFDFLMPGFLGSYDRFLEKYVRISGDEQAKNLQYLRKKVSPFILRRMKSDVLDDLPPVSENVYHTQLTEMQRDLYRSYAESARDELVKLVERDGFDKVQIHVLATLTRLKQICCHPAIFAKEKAEAGDSAKYDMLLELLQTLIEGKHKTVIFSQYTRMLQIMRNDFEQRGIRFQYLDGSSKNRLEIVKEFNEDPDIPVFLVSLKAGGTGLNLVGADTVIHYDMWWNPAVENQATDRVHRIGQKENVSVYKLVTLGTIEEKIVEMQNRKRGIVKKIVSCDDEAITKLTWEDVLELLQT